From Callithrix jacchus isolate 240 chromosome 3, calJac240_pri, whole genome shotgun sequence, a single genomic window includes:
- the MRFAP1L1 gene encoding MORF4 family-associated protein 1-like 1: MRPLDIDEVEAPEEVEVLEPEEDFEQFLLPVINEMREDIASLIREHGRAYLRTRSKLWEMDNMLIQIKTQVEASEESALNQAQHPSGEADERVSELCEKAEEKAKEIAKMAEMLVELVWRIERSESS; this comes from the coding sequence ATGCGGCCTCTGGACATCGACGAGGTGGAAGCGccagaggaggtggaggtgctgGAGCCCGAGGAGGATTTCGAGCAGTTCCTGCTCCCGGTCATCAACGAGATGCGCGAGGACATCGCGTCTCTTATACGCGAGCACGGGCGGGCGTACCTGCGGACCAGGAGCAAGCTGTGGGAGATGGACAATATGCTCATCCAGATCAAGACGCAGGTGGAGGCCTCGGAGGAGAGCGCCCTCAACCAGGCGCAGCACCCGAGTGGCGAAGCCGACGAGAGAGTGTCGGAGTTGTGCGAGAAGGCCGAGGAGAAGGCCAAGGAGATCGCGAAGATGGCAGAGATGCTGGTCGAGCTCGTCTGGCGAATAGAGAGAAGTGAGTCTTCTTGA